In Lachnospiraceae bacterium, the DNA window TCTTAATATTCATTATTCAGATAATGCATCAGATCAAAGTCCAGATTGGGATGGGCTAAAAACAAAGTCCCCTTTTCTTTTCCGCTCATAATGTCCATGATCACATCTATCTGATCACCGTTGGCGATCACCATATCAGCACCACTGTCTGTGGCAATACGGGCAGCTGCCAGCTTTGCTGACATTCCACCGGTCCCCACACTGCTTCCAGAAGTTTCTTTTCCCATATTCAGATATTTCTGGCTGATCTCAGGCACCAGACTGATAAATCTGGCATCTGGGTTGCTCCTTGGATCATCCGTATAAAGGCCGTCAATATCAGAAAGCAGGATCAGAAGATCTGCCCCGATAAGAGCTGCAACAATAGCAGAAAGGCGATCATTATCACCGAAGCTGTCTACATACGGGATCTCAGAAGTAGATACTGTATCATTTTCATTTACAATAGGGATCGCACCTAAACGCAGCAATTCATCAAAGGTGTTCTGTGCATTGTAACGGGAACTGTCATTGACCATGGTATCCTTGGTCAGAAGGACCTGGGCTGCTGTCTGGTTGTACTCGCTGCAAAGCTTCTGGTAGACCATCATCAGTCTTGCCTGTCCTACTGCTGCAAACGCCTGTTTTTCAGCTAAACTGTCAGGTCTTTTATGATGTCCGAAAGCCTGTCTGCCTGCTGCGATAGCACCGGAAGAAACAAGGACTACTTCTTTCCCTTCTCCCCTGAGATCGCTGAGCACACGGATCAGCTTCTCGATCTTCGTCAGGTTCAGCTCTCCTGTTTCAGGATGTGTCAGGGAAGAAGAACCGATCTTTATTATAATTCTCTTTTTATCTTTTAAACTGTTACGTTTTGTAGCTTCCATGAGTATCTTTTGCCAGCTCCCTTCTTAGTGAAG includes these proteins:
- the proB gene encoding glutamate 5-kinase, encoding MEATKRNSLKDKKRIIIKIGSSSLTHPETGELNLTKIEKLIRVLSDLRGEGKEVVLVSSGAIAAGRQAFGHHKRPDSLAEKQAFAAVGQARLMMVYQKLCSEYNQTAAQVLLTKDTMVNDSSRYNAQNTFDELLRLGAIPIVNENDTVSTSEIPYVDSFGDNDRLSAIVAALIGADLLILLSDIDGLYTDDPRSNPDARFISLVPEISQKYLNMGKETSGSSVGTGGMSAKLAAARIATDSGADMVIANGDQIDVIMDIMSGKEKGTLFLAHPNLDFDLMHYLNNEY